A DNA window from Rubripirellula tenax contains the following coding sequences:
- a CDS encoding rhomboid family intramembrane serine protease: MLFPYSTDAPIYFRPVGTITVIALNCVMFWLTGMGEVMGNATSDFRWLILEFDRIHPLQWITSAFMHASWMHLVGNMIFLWCFGLIVEGKIGWQKFSALYFGICLADGAIIQIPMYMMFGDSLGGALGASGVIFALMAIAMCWAPENDMNCILGLGYYFRSIDVPVFGFAAFYLILQLFPLAFGGLRMSTPMLHLLGMSVGFPFAFYMLKHNLVDCEGWDIVSRWKRLPRNPLAIVGRMFQSHDKREKATLLATAYGSGSREAGQDALRQILENPSVFNPPAFNAAVVSPPPFSNPAPTAASSEMSTEVRHREPAPKPSAIDLFQNAIENDQLSTASAAYRSIRMGAGTHLIGDEVLSRYVKLLGQHGKHIDSLDPLEVLVSRRSRYCNQACLRTALIQLQCKQDPTAAQAALTQMTQPISPQTIAKQRQIIAACESNTNRTRSKTL; the protein is encoded by the coding sequence ATGCTCTTTCCATACAGTACCGACGCGCCCATCTACTTTCGCCCGGTGGGAACGATCACGGTCATCGCGTTGAATTGCGTGATGTTTTGGTTGACGGGAATGGGCGAGGTGATGGGGAACGCAACCTCCGACTTCCGTTGGCTGATCCTCGAATTCGATCGTATCCATCCCCTTCAATGGATCACGTCCGCCTTCATGCATGCCAGTTGGATGCACTTGGTCGGCAACATGATCTTTTTGTGGTGCTTTGGCTTGATCGTCGAAGGCAAAATCGGCTGGCAGAAATTTTCCGCTCTCTACTTCGGGATCTGTCTTGCCGATGGAGCGATCATTCAAATTCCGATGTACATGATGTTCGGCGATTCGTTGGGCGGTGCCTTGGGAGCATCCGGCGTCATCTTTGCTTTGATGGCGATCGCAATGTGCTGGGCACCCGAAAACGACATGAACTGTATCCTAGGGCTGGGATACTATTTTCGATCGATTGACGTGCCAGTCTTTGGGTTCGCGGCGTTTTATCTGATCCTACAACTTTTCCCGCTGGCCTTTGGCGGGTTAAGGATGTCGACGCCGATGCTGCATTTGCTAGGCATGTCGGTAGGGTTTCCGTTTGCGTTCTATATGCTGAAACACAACTTGGTTGATTGCGAAGGATGGGACATCGTTTCGCGATGGAAGCGACTGCCTCGTAACCCACTGGCCATTGTGGGGCGAATGTTCCAAAGCCACGACAAACGCGAAAAGGCAACATTGTTGGCGACTGCATATGGCAGCGGTAGCCGCGAAGCAGGGCAAGATGCCCTTCGACAGATTCTAGAGAACCCGAGCGTCTTCAACCCGCCTGCGTTCAATGCTGCGGTCGTCTCGCCACCGCCGTTTTCGAATCCCGCGCCCACTGCCGCTTCATCAGAAATGAGTACGGAAGTAAGACATAGGGAACCTGCACCAAAACCATCGGCGATTGATTTGTTTCAAAACGCGATCGAAAACGATCAACTGTCCACGGCAAGTGCCGCCTATCGTTCGATCCGGATGGGCGCGGGCACTCATTTGATCGGTGACGAAGTACTGTCTCGTTATGTCAAGCTATTGGGACAACATGGCAAGCACATCGACTCGCTCGATCCGCTAGAAGTGCTGGTCTCGCGGCGGTCGCGATACTGCAATCAAGCGTGCTTGCGAACGGCTCTCATACAACTTCAATGTAAGCAGGACCCAACGGCCGCCCAAGCCGCGCTGACTCAGATGACACAACCGATCAGCCCCCAGACAATCGCCAAGCAACGACAAATTATCGCCGCATGCGAATCAAACACCAACCGGACTCGAAGCAAGACCCTCTAA
- a CDS encoding helix-turn-helix domain-containing protein, protein MERLFSISELRTIAARALQDADYVPAASARVRDVPDTRTIRYYTSLGLIDRPTEMRGRTAFYGSRHVLQLVAIKRLQADSLTLSDIQQRLAGMTTKKLQSTAALPAGFWKQAKRYLDQLPTSPAAPTSKIEASQNETADGDEFWIRPAAAPSDPTGAAGEVSGCRISQSLQIALHPDAQLTITTSTSAKQIGPASLQRLRAAADSLIRELVRQGLIDTHSTSTRDTRS, encoded by the coding sequence ATGGAACGTTTATTCTCCATTTCCGAATTGCGAACGATCGCGGCCCGGGCGCTGCAAGACGCGGACTATGTCCCGGCTGCTTCGGCGCGCGTCCGTGATGTGCCCGATACTCGCACGATCCGCTACTACACGTCGCTGGGGCTGATCGATCGCCCCACCGAGATGCGTGGTCGGACGGCGTTTTACGGATCGCGGCATGTGTTGCAGTTGGTCGCCATCAAGCGATTGCAGGCCGATAGCCTGACACTGTCAGATATCCAACAGCGACTCGCCGGGATGACGACAAAAAAGCTGCAATCCACTGCCGCATTGCCCGCCGGCTTCTGGAAGCAAGCGAAACGCTACCTCGACCAGTTGCCGACATCACCCGCGGCCCCCACGTCAAAGATCGAAGCGTCCCAGAACGAAACCGCGGACGGTGACGAGTTTTGGATCCGCCCCGCGGCGGCGCCGTCGGATCCGACTGGCGCGGCCGGCGAAGTTTCCGGTTGTCGAATTTCACAGTCGCTGCAGATCGCATTGCACCCCGATGCACAACTGACCATCACCACATCCACCAGTGCCAAACAGATCGGTCCTGCGAGTCTGCAACGATTACGAGCGGCCGCCGATTCGCTAATTCGCGAACTGGTTCGCCAGGGTTTGATCGACACACATTCCACATCGACGCGAGACACACGGTCCTAG
- a CDS encoding RNA polymerase sigma factor — MSDPAAPDWGKVIEKHAERVFRIAYRILGSVHDAEDVSQEVFTEAMAVHQSGPVRSWTGLMVRLATVRSIDRLRRDRRRPEPLPSMDVVSSAQQPDQQLIATELTTWLRAAIRSLPDQQAAIFSLAYFEQLSRNEIAAALDVSPETVSTTLYKARNKLSSQLAVVQGDQS; from the coding sequence GTGTCCGATCCCGCTGCCCCTGACTGGGGAAAAGTCATCGAAAAACATGCGGAACGCGTCTTTCGTATCGCGTACCGCATCCTCGGATCGGTTCACGACGCCGAAGATGTTAGCCAAGAGGTCTTCACAGAGGCGATGGCCGTTCACCAATCCGGGCCAGTGCGCTCTTGGACGGGTCTGATGGTTCGTTTGGCAACGGTTCGCTCGATCGATCGACTGCGTCGTGACCGCAGACGGCCGGAACCGTTGCCGAGTATGGATGTTGTTTCATCGGCACAGCAACCGGACCAACAACTCATCGCGACCGAGCTTACGACTTGGCTTCGCGCCGCGATTCGAAGTCTGCCCGATCAGCAGGCTGCAATTTTCAGCCTCGCGTACTTCGAACAACTTTCACGAAACGAGATCGCGGCAGCGCTGGACGTTTCACCTGAAACGGTATCCACAACGCTCTACAAGGCTCGCAATAAACTCTCCAGCCAATTGGCTGTCGTTCAAGGAGACCAGTCATGA
- a CDS encoding DUF1853 family protein: MLSGPQLLADLAWAINSPALASVQTEPLPVEHAVPAEALATEGLVIVPSKIDVDHLVEFFRYQPPRKVGHYFERLMHYWLAHVRGVEIVAASEQIRRGNDTLGEVDFVFRDEAGRLNHLEVAVKFYLYQHDQTILGSHFIGPNLRDTFQRKIDRIEQHQLPISRGPYSGIEIRQAIVKGVVFYESSQFPPSTLPDRMLADHLRGTIIRSSDLDIIRHDAQFRYRVLNKPFWLSAIAEGAGTWNSLSTGEQVVHRIGQSDARFGSPVLLARFQLDGDRVQEADRIFVVDDCWPN; encoded by the coding sequence ATGCTTTCTGGACCGCAACTACTCGCCGACTTGGCATGGGCGATTAACAGTCCAGCGCTGGCATCGGTACAGACCGAACCACTGCCGGTGGAGCACGCTGTGCCGGCGGAAGCATTGGCGACGGAGGGCCTGGTCATTGTGCCGAGCAAAATTGACGTCGATCACTTGGTCGAGTTTTTCCGGTACCAACCGCCGCGCAAAGTCGGTCACTATTTTGAACGATTGATGCACTATTGGTTGGCTCATGTGCGGGGCGTCGAAATTGTCGCTGCCAGCGAGCAAATTCGGCGTGGTAACGATACGCTTGGCGAGGTTGACTTTGTTTTTCGTGATGAAGCGGGGCGACTGAACCACTTGGAAGTCGCCGTGAAGTTTTATCTGTATCAACACGATCAAACGATCCTGGGCAGCCACTTCATTGGTCCCAATCTCCGCGACACGTTCCAGCGGAAGATCGACCGAATCGAGCAGCATCAGTTGCCGATCAGTCGTGGGCCATATTCAGGGATCGAGATTCGGCAGGCGATTGTCAAAGGGGTGGTCTTTTACGAATCGTCCCAGTTTCCGCCGTCGACGCTGCCGGATCGAATGCTGGCGGATCACTTGCGAGGCACCATCATTCGGTCATCTGATTTGGATATTATCCGCCACGATGCCCAGTTCCGATATCGCGTGCTCAATAAGCCGTTTTGGCTTTCGGCTATTGCTGAGGGCGCCGGCACATGGAACTCGCTTTCGACCGGCGAGCAAGTTGTCCATCGAATCGGCCAGAGCGACGCCCGATTCGGTTCACCGGTGCTGCTGGCCAGATTTCAGCTTGATGGAGATCGGGTCCAAGAAGCAGATCGGATTTTCGTGGTCGACGACTGCTGGCCAAACTGA
- a CDS encoding ATPase, T2SS/T4P/T4SS family produces MTTFTLPRIDQADEADTPLGFGSLKTDIGNMPLKQLGYHTRVVGMGAATTIKQTFYNPFDECIEATYIFPIEGDQAVVGCEIWVADRLVRAQLKERGQARSDYRRAIHDGYRAALLEQNRGETFSMKVGNIPPGEAIQVRIETIGNLTVAHGEWTLRLPLVVAPRYTSGFPMPGRSVGSGVAADTDQVPDASTVTPPTWLPGFPSPVDLSLSVDIDLGALSDAPDWPTRLRSSLHAVAVQTQSDDGGTARSASLRIQPGEKVDRDFILRGSLNTSQTTASLMHDESNATFAVQVSPPAKASSSPRDIVFLLDRSGSMSGWKMDAARRGISRLIDTLSPQDRFQVLAFDNRIETPLAGTPIQLQPATDANRYRAVRWLAKIEARGGTEMGWAMEQAIQPFASPSNEFDSNPRSAALVLVTDGQITGEDSVLRLLGQIPKQRCPRIYCLGVDRAVNGGVLKRLTKFTNGTYELVESEKRLDEILQRFGLEMGSPSITDLRFEAIDGDISQLTPNGQDVLYSGRPVSFYGRTTGSGSPRIAIHGTQTNGQPWSQILDPMPVTTGGNETSVLHSLWGRARLRELEDQFAASAAPDRLLQNAITRCSLETNVLSRFTAFVAVDDTERVNANRHPHSITQPVESPEGWQSSAAAPIARNRLVAFPKPATVRQPSTGSYVSKGPSTSGFALPKQFDDLIVQKGIVSLDQFSEAEALAKSTATNVGNALVRLQYATSEEVARVTAESFKMPYVNLRHTSIPLNVVELIPESVARENGVMPLSQSGNSLTVLISNPSDLETIEKLRFILNRNIQVMVASPEAIMQSINLHYGQVEGESADSMLQEFTDTAIDFTETADDDDMMDGDSDACFGLADDIVAGRLQSDDEVYGMIQPTNDWIEPPMRKRRASQPKPAPQLNDSPVIRLVNLLIAEAIQLRATHVILSPRTEAVVVHYVVDGVAVERERIPRRMLAAIISRLKILSNVDIAIQDQLQSGTMKLTVGDKSTVSQVHFAPTQEGTKVLIELGVEGQPSPDATVPDSVREWWDPVTPLQ; encoded by the coding sequence ATGACTACCTTCACACTGCCGCGAATCGACCAAGCTGACGAAGCCGATACACCCTTGGGTTTCGGCTCGCTAAAGACGGACATCGGAAACATGCCGCTTAAGCAACTCGGCTATCACACTCGCGTGGTCGGCATGGGTGCCGCCACAACGATCAAGCAAACCTTTTATAACCCGTTCGACGAGTGCATCGAAGCCACGTACATCTTTCCGATCGAGGGCGACCAAGCCGTTGTCGGTTGCGAGATCTGGGTCGCCGACCGTTTGGTGCGTGCGCAATTGAAGGAGCGAGGTCAAGCGAGATCCGATTACCGACGTGCGATCCACGATGGTTACCGCGCCGCCTTGCTTGAACAAAATCGCGGTGAAACCTTCTCGATGAAGGTTGGAAACATTCCGCCCGGCGAAGCGATCCAGGTTCGCATCGAAACGATCGGAAACCTAACCGTTGCTCATGGCGAATGGACCTTGCGGTTACCCCTTGTCGTGGCACCTCGCTACACATCCGGCTTTCCGATGCCGGGCCGCAGCGTGGGCTCCGGCGTCGCGGCGGATACCGACCAAGTGCCCGATGCGTCGACCGTGACGCCACCAACTTGGTTGCCCGGTTTTCCTAGCCCCGTGGATTTGTCACTCTCCGTCGACATCGATTTGGGTGCTCTTTCGGATGCTCCCGATTGGCCGACGCGACTGCGAAGCAGCCTGCATGCTGTTGCCGTCCAAACACAATCCGATGACGGGGGCACCGCACGATCGGCAAGCCTAAGAATCCAGCCTGGCGAAAAGGTGGACCGTGATTTCATCCTTCGCGGTTCGTTGAACACGTCGCAAACGACCGCTTCGTTGATGCATGACGAATCCAACGCGACGTTCGCGGTTCAAGTCTCGCCGCCCGCGAAAGCGTCATCATCGCCACGTGACATCGTGTTCCTGTTAGATCGCAGCGGCAGCATGTCGGGCTGGAAAATGGACGCCGCCCGACGAGGCATCAGTCGCCTGATCGACACACTGTCGCCGCAAGATCGATTTCAGGTACTGGCGTTTGACAATCGGATCGAGACGCCACTTGCAGGAACGCCGATTCAACTGCAACCGGCCACCGACGCCAACCGATATCGAGCAGTGCGTTGGCTTGCGAAAATAGAAGCTCGGGGCGGAACAGAAATGGGGTGGGCGATGGAACAAGCGATTCAGCCGTTCGCTTCTCCGTCGAATGAATTTGATTCCAACCCACGGTCCGCAGCTTTGGTTCTGGTGACGGACGGACAGATCACGGGCGAGGACTCTGTTTTGCGTTTGCTTGGGCAAATCCCCAAGCAACGATGTCCACGAATTTATTGCCTTGGCGTCGACCGGGCAGTCAATGGCGGCGTCTTGAAACGTTTGACAAAGTTCACCAACGGAACCTACGAGCTGGTCGAATCGGAAAAACGACTGGACGAAATCCTGCAACGATTCGGACTCGAAATGGGATCTCCATCGATCACAGACTTGCGTTTCGAAGCGATCGACGGCGATATTTCTCAACTGACGCCCAACGGCCAGGACGTTCTGTACTCCGGGCGCCCCGTTTCATTCTATGGCCGAACGACCGGATCTGGATCGCCTCGCATCGCCATCCACGGGACGCAGACCAATGGCCAACCGTGGAGTCAGATTCTCGATCCCATGCCAGTCACCACGGGCGGCAACGAAACCAGCGTCTTGCATTCGCTTTGGGGACGAGCCCGTCTACGAGAACTCGAAGACCAATTTGCCGCGTCCGCTGCACCGGACCGCTTGCTACAAAATGCAATCACCCGATGTTCGCTTGAAACGAACGTTCTCTCTCGCTTCACTGCGTTCGTGGCCGTCGACGATACCGAGCGCGTGAACGCCAACCGACATCCGCATTCGATCACCCAACCCGTTGAATCACCCGAAGGATGGCAATCATCCGCCGCGGCGCCGATTGCCCGCAACCGCTTGGTCGCGTTCCCGAAGCCTGCGACTGTCCGACAACCGTCCACGGGATCCTACGTATCGAAGGGCCCATCCACGAGCGGCTTTGCGTTACCCAAACAGTTCGATGACCTGATCGTCCAAAAGGGAATCGTCAGCTTGGATCAATTCAGTGAAGCCGAAGCACTGGCCAAGTCAACCGCAACGAACGTCGGCAACGCGTTGGTTCGTCTGCAGTATGCGACAAGCGAAGAAGTCGCCCGAGTGACCGCTGAGTCGTTCAAGATGCCGTACGTGAATCTGCGACACACGTCGATTCCATTGAATGTCGTTGAGCTGATTCCCGAATCGGTCGCCAGAGAAAACGGTGTGATGCCGCTGAGCCAGTCAGGAAATTCGTTGACGGTCCTGATCAGCAATCCGTCCGACTTGGAAACGATCGAAAAGCTGCGATTCATCCTCAATCGAAACATCCAAGTCATGGTCGCATCCCCCGAAGCGATCATGCAAAGCATCAATTTGCACTATGGACAAGTCGAGGGTGAATCGGCCGATTCGATGCTGCAAGAGTTCACGGACACGGCCATCGACTTCACCGAAACCGCCGATGATGACGACATGATGGATGGCGATTCCGATGCCTGCTTCGGCTTGGCAGACGATATCGTTGCGGGACGTCTGCAAAGCGATGACGAAGTTTACGGCATGATCCAGCCAACGAATGATTGGATCGAACCGCCGATGCGCAAACGAAGGGCGTCGCAACCCAAACCTGCGCCCCAGCTGAATGACTCGCCCGTGATTCGGTTGGTCAACCTATTGATCGCCGAAGCGATTCAATTGCGAGCGACTCACGTGATCCTAAGTCCACGCACCGAGGCGGTGGTCGTTCACTATGTGGTCGACGGCGTCGCCGTGGAACGCGAGAGGATCCCACGACGTATGTTGGCGGCGATCATTTCGCGATTGAAGATTCTGTCGAACGTCGACATCGCGATCCAGGACCAACTCCAGTCTGGGACCATGAAGTTGACGGTCGGAGACAAGTCAACGGTCAGCCAAGTTCACTTCGCGCCCACGCAAGAGGGAACCAAGGTTTTGATTGAACTTGGCGTCGAAGGTCAACCATCACCGGATGCAACCGTTCCCGATAGTGTTCGCGAGTGGTGGGATCCTGTTACGCCGCTGCAATAG
- a CDS encoding PEP-CTERM sorting domain-containing protein, with protein MRSSTFSGFAQPDRAHSVAYQFLDATTASGTYQFNFEYYNDDIGSSIAVQDSIASVNIYGIKGSTWTTTSGFTSFGSTSQAEVALPTPVISGAILTPLGSFFSLSQTDQWQSGSFEFDLGAGGYDTVAVRLGARYHVTGPSRTAFDNIALTAVAVPEPSTALTFTAFGIAAIGLRRLRLRRDRRRNN; from the coding sequence ATGAGATCGAGTACGTTCTCTGGCTTCGCACAACCCGACCGGGCCCACTCGGTCGCGTACCAATTCCTCGATGCAACAACGGCGAGCGGAACATACCAGTTCAATTTCGAATACTACAACGATGACATTGGTTCGTCGATCGCAGTTCAGGATAGCATCGCGAGCGTCAACATCTACGGGATCAAGGGAAGCACTTGGACAACGACCAGCGGTTTTACAAGCTTTGGATCTACGTCCCAGGCGGAGGTGGCTCTTCCCACGCCTGTGATTTCGGGCGCGATCCTCACGCCACTCGGCTCATTTTTCTCACTCAGTCAAACCGACCAATGGCAGAGCGGCAGCTTCGAATTTGATCTCGGCGCTGGCGGTTACGACACCGTGGCTGTTCGACTGGGGGCAAGGTATCACGTTACAGGTCCAAGCCGAACCGCGTTCGACAACATTGCACTGACTGCCGTTGCGGTGCCTGAACCTTCGACAGCGTTAACGTTCACGGCTTTCGGTATAGCCGCGATCGGCCTTCGCCGCCTTCGGTTGCGACGCGATCGACGGCGAAACAATTGA